The segment ACGAAAACCAATACCACCGAAATACTGCTGACCACAACGGGGAAAACCACTTTTTTGTAGGCCAACAGATTTTTTATCAGCTTAAACAGCAAAATATTTAGCAGCAAAATCCAGAATGTGCCGCCAAGGGTTCCAGTGTATTCGTACCATTGCACCCATTTGGTGTACATCGCAAAACCATTTCCGAGGTTAAGCCAGGGCCATGATAAATCCCAATCGAGATGCAGGAATTCAAAGGTGATCCAGAAAAACAACAGAAGGTAAATGGAGTTGCTTTGTTTGAAGAAGCTACGCTGGCTCAGGTGAAAAATCCAGAATACAATGGCCATAAACAGCGAATTGAGCAGCACCGCCATGATGGCGCCAAAAATCGTAGAGTTCCAAATCCACCAGGTAGTCAGCAGGTTCCAGATGACGAATGCAGTGTAAGCGTATTTCAGGATGCTGTATTTATGGAAATCATCCCGGTTTTTGTGGATGTGCTCTTCGACGAAAAGCAACGGAACAAACCCGAAGAAAAGAAGGTAGGGAAAGCCGTACATCGGCCAGCCCAGGCTTAAAACAATTCCTGAAGTAACAGAGAGCAAATAGAGGTGTTTTGGTTTCACTGCGCTGGTCTTTGGTTCTTAATCGCTTTCAAATTCACTATAAAAAGGGCTTTCGGTGAAAGGATAGCGCCTGATGTGAATTTCTTTGACTTTTTGATGGAGTAACCCGCGGAACTCGTCCCAGTTTTCCTTGTTGAGTGCCGAAATAAAAAGTGAAGGTTCTGAATAAGTGGCCATCCATGATTTTTTCAATTCATCAAGCGTAGTATTTTCTTTTGTTGGCGGGGTCAGATCATCCTCTTCTTTTTTCACCCATTGATAAGCATCAATTTTATTAAAAATCATAATTGTGGGTTTGTCGGCAGCGCCAATTTCGGAGAGGGTCTGATTGACCACATGAATTTGCTCCTCAAAACCGGAATGTGAAATATCCACCACATGCAGCAGCAGATCGGCTTCACGCACTTCGTCGAGGGTTGATTTGAAGGATTCGACCAGGCTGTGCGGCAGTTTGCGGATAAATCCGACGGTATCGGAGAGTAAAAAAGGCAGATCGGTAATCACCACCTTACGCACTGTAGTATCGAGTGTGGCAAAGAGCTTATTTTCGGCAAACACCTCCGATTTGCTGATGGCGTTCATGATGGTGGATTTCCCCACATTGGTGTATCCCACCAGTGCCACCCTGATGATTTTCCCGCGCGATTTGCGCTGGGTGGCCATCTGCTTGTCAATTTGTTCGAGCTTCTTTTTCAGCAAACTGATTTTATCGCGGATGATCCGGCGGTCGGTTTCGATCTCCGTTTCACCGGGGCCGCGCAGACCGATACCGCCCCGCTGCCGCTCAAGGTGCGTCCACATACGCGTCAGGCGGGGAAGTAAATACTCATATTGTGCAAGTTCCACCTGGGTTTTGGCATAAGAGGTGCGTGCGCGCCGGGCAAAAATATCGAGGATCAGGTTGTTGCGGTCAAGAATCCGGCATTCGAGCACCTTCTCAATGTTGCGGATTTGGGAGCCATTCAGCTCATCATCAAAAACCACAATTTCAATTCCGGCTGCTTTCACAAATTCAGCAATCTCGTCCAGCTTTCCTTTCCCAACGAATGTGCGCGGTTCTGGCCTGTCGAGCTTTTGGGTATACCGTGCAATGGTTTCTCCGCCGGCAGTCTCGACTAAAAACTCCAACTCGTCAAGGTACTCATCAATGCGGGATTCTCCTTCTTTGCCTGAAATGACACCGACCAGGATGACCTTCTCTGCTTGTTTTTCTGTTTCAATATTTTGTGGAATCATGCAAAGATGAGGATTAGTTAATGACTTACTTTTTAATTGGTGCTTCTTTTGATTAAAATTTCAAACAACAAGTAATAAATGGCAAATAAATTCCAATGGAAAAAAAACAAATTCGAAACATTTCCATAACGTTAGCTATTTCATTATTTGTTTTTTGTTATTTCTAACTTGATCAGGTTAAGTAAAATGCTACTCAGTTTGTAATTAGTGTCAGTAAGAAAACTCCATTTGTTGAAAATCATTGTTTGCCCCAACCCTTAAGGGAGCAATGATTTTCAACGATTTACTCCCTTTAGGGTGGGGTAAAAAAATCGTTGAAAATCATATTTAATGTGTTTTCTTACTGACACTAATCAGAATTTCCTGAAACCTATTATTTCCCTCGCTTCTTTCAGCGTTTTAGCGCCGCTTTCGTGGGCTTTTTCAGCACCCATCCGCGCCACTTTACTCAGGTAGGCTTCATCAGCAGAAATCTCCAAAATCTTTTCGCGCAACGGGCTTGTGAAAGCAATGATATCCTCGGCCAGTTGCTTTTTCAAATCACCGTACCTGATTTGCATCGCGTTGTATTGCTCTTCAAAGTACTGCACAACATCGGGTGTAGAAACTACCTTCAGCAAAGAAAAAAGATTTTCCACCGGCTCGGTTTTAGGCGAATTGGGTGCTGTTGGGCCGGCATCAGTAACAGCGCGCATCACTTTTTTCCTGATGGATTTCGGGTCTTCGGCCAGGAAAATGGCGTTGCCTTCGCCTTCCGATTTCCCCATTTTTCCTGTACCATCCAGACCGGGGATCTTAACAAGATTTTCCCCAAAGTTAAACGCCTGCGGTTCGGGGAAAAGTTCCACGTTGTACATCCGGTTAAATCGCCTTGCAAATGTGCGTGTCATTTCGAGGTGTTGCTCCTGATCTTTACCAACCGGCACTTTGTGGGCTTTATGGATGATGATATCTGCGGCCATCAGGCTGGGGTAAGTGAGCAAACCGGCATTGATGTTCTCCGGCTGCTTGCGGGCTTTTTCTTTAAACGTGGTCACGCGCTCCAGCTCGCCCATATAGGCATTCATATTTAATAAAAGGTACAACTCAGCCGTTTCGGGCAGGTCGCTCTGGATATACAAAGTGGCCTTTTCAGGATCAATGCCGGTAGCCAGATACTCCACCAGCACCTGCTTCACGTTGCCGTGGAGGTCAGCGGGTGTGGGGTGTGTGGTGAGCGAATGATAATCGGCAATGAAGAAGAAACAGTTGCTCTCCTCCTGCATTTTCAAAAAGTTCCTGATCGCCCCGAAATAATTCCCCAGGTGCAGGTTTCCGGTTGGCCTGATGCCACTTACAACAGTCTCCATAAGCGTAATTTGAATTAGATAAAATACGATTTTTTCAAAGCGCAAAAGTACACAAAATCGGGATTGGGGGGGGTAATGAGGATAAAGACTTCAAACGACTAAATCAAAATCAATAAAGTATTGTATTTCTTTATCAATAGATTTTACAAATTGTTTAAATGGACAGCATTATTAGTTTTTGAAGCAAACGGGGCAGTTATTAAAAACTGAATTCATTCCTTTACAGACTCAACTTGAGAATGCTGAGTAAATGCTAAACAAACAGATAATTAATTTTAATTACATTTGAACCCGCGTAAACACTGACAACTATCATAAATACCAACTGCTGATGAACATTTTCGACATCCACAGAAATATCACCGGCGCTTACGAAGAATATATCCGCAGCTTCGTCAATATCAGCGACAAGCGAATCGAACAAGAAGTTGAAAACAGCCTGCTGAAAGGTCTGATCCTTCCCGAACCCCTTGTTCAGTTCAATCCATCTTTCGAGGTAGGCGGATCCATTGATGCGCTGATATCAAAACATGTCCTTAATCAAAAAGTCGGGCATTGCTTCAAAGGCTGGGAACTTTTTAAGCACCAGACCGAAGCCATTGAGATTGGCAGCCGGAATGAGAGTTTTGTCGTAACATCAGGTACCGGATCAGGAAAATCTCTCACATTCCTGGCAACCATTTTCAATCGTATCTTTAATGAGGGTGCTGAGAGAAATGGAATAAAGGCCATTATTGTGTATCCAATGAATGCACTGATCAATTCGCAATACAAGGCGCTTCAGGAATTTGCTGATGCTTATAAGGATAATTCAGGAACTGATTTCCCGATTACCTTTGGGAAATACACAGGCCAGGAAACTGAGGAGGAACGGGATCGCATGAGGCTCAAGCCACCCGATATCCTCCTCACCAACTACATGATGCTCGAATTGATCCTCACTCGTGCCAAAGAGCAAAGATTGGTTGATGCTGCCTATGAGAACCTGCAATTCCTGGTGTTCGACGAATTGCACACCTACAGAGGCAGACAAGGTGCCGATGTCGCTTTACTCATCCGGCGTATCAAAGCCCAGTGTAAAAATAAACACATCGTTTGCATCGGCACATCTGCTACTATGGCTTCTGGCGAAGGCTCATTATTATCTCAGAGGGAGGAGGTTGCTCAGGTGGCAACAAAAATCTTTGGCCAGCCTGTAAAATGGGAAAACGTTGTGGTTGAATCTTTGCGGGTTTCTTTTCAGGGAGAGGATATAACACCGGATGAGTTGCGTTCAGAGATCATCACACTACATCCCTCTTACGAAGAGGAATCTGCACTCAAGGCGAACGGATTTGCCCGCTGGCTTGAACGTAATATCTGCCTCCTTTTCAGGGATGGGAGATGGTTCAGGGCAAAGCCCATATCTTTTCAGGAAATTGTGAAAACTTTGGCTGAGGTTTCTGAGCTACCTGATGACTTATGTGATGAAAAGCTGAAACAATTGCTTTTATGGGCCGACAACATCAACAAGAAAGTAAACGATATCAGGCCCCGACGCTCCTACCTTCCATATAAAATTCATCAATTCATTGCCCAAACAGGTTCGGTTTATGTCTCACTCGACGACCCTGGAACCCGTATCATTTCGCTTGAAGCCAAAAACAAAACTGTCGAGGCCGATGGTAAAATCCCACTCTTTCAGGTAGTCTTCAGTCGGTATTCAGGCCATGAGTTTTTGTGTGTTTCAATAAATCAGGAAACCCTCTCCATCGAGCCATCGCCTTTTAATGCTGGTATGGATGAAGATGAGGAATCAGAAACATCCAACGGCTATCTGCTGATAGAAAAAGAAGGTGCTGAACCAATCTGGGATCCGGTTAACGACCTGGATTACCTGCCTGATTCCTGGTTTAATGTAAACCCGCGTACAAACAGCCGTAACATCAAATCTGAACATAAACCCAAACTCCCACAGGAAATCTATATCTCAAAAGAAGGCTCATACAGAAAATCTCCTGAAGCAGGTTATATTAAGGCCTGGTTTATGTCAGCACCGCTTGCTTTTGACCCGACCAGCCAGACAACCTGGGGCGGAGCTATCAGGGAACCTAACAAACTGGCACGCCTGGGCATTGAAGGCAGAAGTACCGCAACCACGGTACTGTCATTTCTTACCATTAAAGAACTGGCAAATGCAATCCCGGATCAAACTTTTCAGAAATTGCTGTGCTTTACCGATGTAAGGCAGGACGCCTCACTGCAATCCGGCCATTTCAACGATTTTATTCAGATCGGAGTTTTACGTTCGGCCATCTGGAAGGCTGTCAGCACAAACCAATCATTAAATTACGAAGATATTGATCATGCCGTTTTCCGTGTCCTCAACCTGAATCATTCAGAATTTGCCCAGGTGGTGGCTGAAACCGGTACATTCCAATACAATGAGAATGAAAAGGCGCTGAAGCTCTACCTAACATACCGCCTTTTTTATGACCTGCGAAGGGGTTGGCGTGTTATACTCCCAAACCTGGAGCAGGTAGGTCTCATCAAAATTGACTACTCAGGTTTGCGCAACGAAGCCGAAAAAGAAAAATGGAACCAATTGCCCGGTTTTGATGAAATGGATACTGATGAAAAATATAAAATCCTGATGGATACACTGGATTTTTTCAGAACGGCGTTTGCGTTTCATTTTTCGGTTTACGATCAGCATGAATCCAACAAAAAAATCATAGCAGCAAACTTAAAAGCGCCATGGACACTAGATAGCAATGAAGACTTAAGGCTTCCTTTTTATCTCCACATTAATAAGCCACAAACACGGCGACAAAACATTCATACCCAAAGCATCGGCCCACAGAGTGCTTTTGGTAAATACATAAAAGCAAAATTGAAATCAATAGATGTAAACCTTAAGAGCAAAGATGCAGCGGTATGGATATCTGATTTACTTGAAATGTTGAGCAATTCAGGATATCTGAGAAAAGTTAAAGGTTTGCTGGATCAGGATTTATATCAACTGAACGGAACCAGCCTGCTCTGGGTACCCGGTGATGAAAAAACACCCTGGACAGACGATGTACGGGTGAGGAGCGGTCGCAAGCGTGAAGCTTTAGTCAATAAATTCTTCCTGAACTTTTACAAGCAAGACTTCCGAAGCATGAAACCTGTGATAAGTGCTGAGCACACAGGCCAGGTTAGCAATGAGGACAGAAAAAAAGCTGAGGAAGATTTTATCAAAGGTGATGTCAGTGCGTTGTATTGTTCCCCTACCATGGAGTTGGGAGTAGATATTTCGGAGCTGAATGTGGTTCAGATGCGCAATGTGCCGCCAAACCCTGCCAATTATGCCCAGCGCAGCGGCCGCGCAGGAAGGAGTGGTCAGGCTGCACTCATCCTGACTTACTGTGCCAATAACTCACCGCACGACAGGCATTATCTCGACCATAAACAAGAAATGGTGGCGGGTATTGTTAGCCCCCCGAAACTGGATCTTACACAAGAAGAATTAATACGTTCGCATCTTAACGCCTTGTTTCTTTCAAGAACAAACCTCGGTTCACTTAATGATTCCATTGCTGATATCCTTGACCTGTATGTGGATACAGACAAACTGCTCATGAAAGATGATACAATCAACTCTTTAAATCTTGAGGAGCGTGTATTGGAAGAGTTGGAAGGTATTTTTATGAAAGCAATTGCTGATATAATTCCTGAGCTTGAAAAAATGCCTGGTGCATGGTACACAAGCAGTTGGGTGCGTAGAAAATTGGAACAAGCGCCCAATTCATTTGACAGAGCGCTTGACCGTTGGCGTGAGATTTACAAAAAATGTGTTGAGCAATTGGTTGTTTCAGCCGGCATTCTTGCTGACCCCAGAATACCCCGAACTGATGAAAGAAAACGCTCAGCAGATAATGACAGAAAATATGCCGACCGTCAGATTGAGTTATTGAAAAATGAAAGTAAACCCGGACAAAGTAAACAGCTTTCAGAGTTTTATCCTTACAGGTATCTGGCTGCCGAAGGTTTCCTTCCCGGCTATGGATTTACCAAGCTGCCGGTACGGTTGTTTGTTCCCACTGATAAAGGCGGTGAATATATTTCCCGCCCAAAATTTATTGCACTCCGCGAGTTCGGGCCTCAGAATACTGTGTATCACAAAGGCGGTAAGTTCCGTATCAACCAGATGCTCTGGTCTGAAATGGATAACCCGCTGATAGAAGCCAAAATTGCAGTTAAATCTGGATACATTCTGATGAGCGCCGATAGCCAGCGCAATACCTGCCCCATCACCAATGCTGACCTTACTGATAATGCCCAAAAGATTATATTGTCAAACATGATCGAAATCCGTGAATCGCGTGCCGAAATGAATCAACGAATCACTTGTGAAGAGGAAGAGCGTACTATCAGAGGATATGACATCGCAACTGCTTTTTATTTGCAAAGCGGATTAAACAATATAGAAGAGTTGCTGGTGAAGGTAGATGGCGAGGAATGGCTGCGAATGCAGTATCTGCCTGCTGCCCGCATTGTCCAGATAAATAAAAAATGGAGAGTTTCAAAGGAAGGTGATGGCTTTCTCATTGGAAAGAAAACCGGTTTTTGGAAAAGACCCGACCAGCTTGGTGGCGAAAATGCATCAAAAGAAGAAATTGAAAGAATCAGGTTATACACTGAGAATACTGCCGATGCCCTCTACATCCAGCCCACCCGCAATCTAAATCTGAACCCCTTCGAACCGGGCATTATTACCCTGATGTATGCCCTGAAAAGAGCAGTTGAAATACAGTTCCAGGTAGAAAGTAACGAAATGGGTGTTTCGCTTATGGGTACTTCCGAAGAACCCAATATCCTGTTGTTCGAATCTGCCGAAGGAAGCCTGGGTGTGATCGCACAGTTGGTGAAAGATATCCGGTATTTCAAAGCCCTGATCAGCACAGCCTGGGAAATTTGCCATTTCAACAAATCAGAAGAAGAACAACAACGCTATGGCGCTGCATCCTATGCCGACCTGCTGAGCTTTCATAATCAACGCTACCATCAAACCATTGATCGTTTCATTATCAAAGACGCACTGGAAACCCTCATGAATGCTGACGTTCAAATCAAAAGGTCATCCTTGTTTAGGGATTATGAGCACCAGTACAATGAACTGTTGCAGCATATTGATCCCCAATCTTCCACCGAACTCAAATTTCTTCAATACCTTTTTAAAAACAAACTCAGACTACCCGACCACACCCAGGTAAACATGTCGCAATACGGCTGTTATACCATCCCCGATTTTGTCTATTCTGATGAAATTAAAGTCTGTGTATTTTGCGATGGAACCCCGCATGATAGAGCCAGTGTTGCCGAAGGCGACGCCATCAAGCGCGCCTGCCTCGAAGCCCTGGGCTTTGAAGTCATCGTCTGGCATTATGCAACACCCCTCGATGAATTTGTAAAGAAATATCCCCACATTTTTAAAACAGTTAAATCGTGATTGAATATCAAACAGGAAGCATCGTCAAAGTTAGAAACCGCCAGTGGGTGGTGCTGCCGTCGCCCGATCAGGACTTACTCCTGCTTAAGCCGCTTGGCGGCAGCGAAGAAGAAACCATCGGGATTTTCAACGACATTCCTTTCGAACACGACAAGCCCGTTCGCGACAGCTTCCCTTATCCTACTGAGAACAACCTGGGCGATTTTGCCACCGCCCGCCTTTTATACAACGCCTCCCGACTTTCTTTCCGATCCGGCGCCGGTCCCTTCCGCTCTTTCGGTAAGCTCTCGGTAAGGCCGCGCACCTATCAGTTGGTTCCTCTCATCATGGCCCTGAGGCAGGGAACCAAAAGGCTGCTGATTGCCGATGATGTGGGCATTGGTAAAACCATCGAAGCCCTGATGATCGTAAGGGAATTGCTTGACCGTGCCGAGATCAGACGCTTTGCGGTGCTTTGCCTTCCTCACCTTTGCGAGCAGTGGAAGGAAGAACTCCATGATAAATTTGGCATCGAAGCAGAAATCATCCGCTCAGGTACCATGGGCAAGCTCGAAAGGGAAGTGCCCGGCGACCACAGCATTTTCAACTGGTTCCCCCATCAGATTATTTCCATTGATTTCATCAAACAGGAAAAATACAAAAGCCGCTTCATTGCCGAATGTCCTGAAATGATTGTGGTGGACGAAGCCCACACCTGCTCCAGGCCCGATGGCGTATCAATCGGGCAGCACCAGCGTTACAGCCTGCTGCACGAACTGGCCGGATTAGAGGATAAACACATCATCATGCTTACCGCCACACCGCACAGCGGAAAGCAGCAGCAATTCCAATCATTGCTCGGTTTGTTGCGTCCTGAATTTGAAACCCTCGATTTGCTTGAAGGAGATTACGAAAGCAAACGCAGAATTGCAGCCCATTTTGTCCAGCGCCGCCGCAACGACGTTGAAAAATGGTTAGACGAAAACACTCCCTTCCCGAAACGTGAGGCCTTTGAACTGGAATACCGGCTCTCGCCAAACTACTCCCGCTTTTACAACGAAGTCTGGAAATTTGCCCGCGGCATCACCGTTGACAATACCCGCTTGCCCCAGCAGCAGAAAATGCGCTACTGGACGGTGCTTTCGCTCATCCGTGGCGTAATGTCAAGCCCGGATTGCGGCGTGGAAATGCTGAAAAACCGTTTCCTGAAAGCAAACATCGGCGCTGCCGCCGATCCTATGCCCGAAGAGGAGGAAAACCCCGCCATTGATTCTGATTTTGGCGAAGAAAGCGACAACGAACCTTCCGGATTGTTTGCCGTTACCAGTTTCTCATCAGCCGAAGAACGAAGCCTGAAATTCCTGATGGATGAACTCGAAAAGCTGGGCAACCTCCGCGACGACCTGAAAGCCCACACCGCCGCCACCCAACTGGCTTCCTGGATCAGGGAAGGATATAATCCTGTGGTTTTCTGCCGCTTCATTCAAACAGCGAAATATCTTGGACGTGTGGTGGCGCCCTGGCTGCGTGCGCAGTTTAATGATTTGCAGGTAGAAGTGATCACCAGTGAACTGAACGACGATCTGAGGCGTGAAAAAATCACCGAAACCGGAAAATCGCCCAAAAGGCTGATTTTCGCCACCGATTGCCTCAGCGAAGGCATCAACCTGCAGGAGCATTACACTGCCGTGCTGCATTACGACCTGCCCTGGAACCCCAACCGCCTCGAACAACGCGAAGGCCGTATTGACCGCTACGGGCAGCCCAAAGACAAAGTGATCACCACCCTGCTTTTTGGCAAAGACAACCCCATGGATGGCGTGGTGATGCGCGTACTTCTCCAAAAAGCAAGACAAATACGCAGGGCCAACGGCATCACTGTGCCATTTCCCGAAGACAACCAGTCCATCATGGACGCCATTCTGAATGCCGTAATCCTGAATCCATCTGCCATGCAGGAAGTGCAGCAATTGTCGCTTGAGCTGGATATTGACCCTGTTATTAAAGAATCAGAACTTAAAGTCAGTCGCGCTTACGACAAGGCCATCAACGATGAACTCAGGATCAGAAACCTGTTTGCTCAAAATCCCATCGTGAAGGAACTCAACATTGACCGCGACCTTAAAGATACCGACAAAGCCCTGGGCAATCCAAAAACAGTGGACCGTTTTGTCCAGGATGCTTTTTCCTTCCTCGGCGTGCAAATGGAACCTGCAAAGCACGGCTGGCGAATATTTCCATCCCAGCTTCCGGCCATTCTCAAACCCCTGCTGCCCGACGAACGCAACCTCCGCATCACTTTTCACTCACCCGTTCCCTCCGGCTATTACTACATAGGCCGCAATCATGCGCTTGTGGAGCAGTTGTGCCATTACATCCTCAGCCTTGCCTTTATGCACGACGGCAACAAAAAAGTGGCGCGTGCATCGGTATTTGGTTCTGAATCGGTTCAGCAAAAAACCGTGATCGTGCAGTTCAGGGTGCGAAACCATATACGCCAGATAAACGGTTCACACGAATTCCTGGCCGAAGAAATGATGCTCTGGGGCTACAGCGGACATCCCGGAAACGGAAACGAATTAAACCCGGAAGAAGCACGCACATTGTTGATGACTGCCAAAGTACATCGTGACATCCAGCCTGAGCAGCAGGCCGTTTTTCTTGAAAAAGAAATCGAAACCATCCACAACATGCACGAAAGGGTGGATAAGCTGGCGCAGGAACGCGCCGGGGAATTGATTGAAGCGCACGAGCGTTACCGCAAAGCCCTCAAAGCGAAAGAATACGAAATTGGCGCAGTGCTGCCTATGGATATGATCGGCATTTATATTCTCTTACCCGAAATCAACTTGTAAGCATGAACTTCCCATCCATACAGATTTACGGAAACATACTCTCGCCCGACCTGCTCAACCGGCTCGACAGCGACGATAACCTGCCGGGCCAAAAACCAAAGGATTTCAATCTGGAATCCTCCGCCCGTGTGCGTGATGAAATATCCCAGGCATGGTCGCTGGCAATCAATTATTACAAAGGCTACAGGCTAAGGCTCGAAAAATTATCGCCCAACCAGAGCGGCGAATCCGAAACCCGCAACCTGTGGATCACACCGCTGATGAGCCTGTTGGGTTATAACCTGCGCTACGAAAACACCGCCCAAACCATAGCCGGAAAAACCTACCACATCACCGATCCTGCCGCCAACCTCGATGGCTTTCCGCTGATCATTGCCGGATACAACCAGGACCCGGACAAAAAGCCTTACGGCCTTCGCATGTCGCCACACGCCCTGCTGCAGGAATACCTCAACTTCTGCGATGCCCACCTTTTCGGGATGGTAACCAATGGCCGGGTGTTGCGCCTGCTCCGCGACTCCGGACGTATCATCCGCCAGTCGTACGTGGAAATAGACCTTGAGCGCATGTTCGACGAAAACCTCTATGCCGACTTCGCAGCCTTCTTCCGCCTCTTCCATGCGAGCCGAATGCCACAGCAGCAGTTTAACGGCCAGGAAAGTTTCATGGAGCATTACCACCTCGATGCGCTGGAAAGCGGAACCCGCATACGCGAAAACCTCAGCCGCGCGGTGGAAGATGCCATCAAGCTATTTGCCGACGGCTTCCTCAGCCACCCGGCCAACGAGGCGTTGCGCGAAAGCGTGAAAAATGGCGCACTCACTTCCGAATTGTTGTACCGCCTCATGCTGCGCCTGGTGTATCGCCTGCTTTTCCTGATGGTGATTGAGGAACGCAACCTCGTATTCCCGCAGGATGCACAAAAGCAAGGCCGCCGGCTCAGCG is part of the Bacteroidales bacterium genome and harbors:
- the hflX gene encoding GTPase HflX, which translates into the protein MIPQNIETEKQAEKVILVGVISGKEGESRIDEYLDELEFLVETAGGETIARYTQKLDRPEPRTFVGKGKLDEIAEFVKAAGIEIVVFDDELNGSQIRNIEKVLECRILDRNNLILDIFARRARTSYAKTQVELAQYEYLLPRLTRMWTHLERQRGGIGLRGPGETEIETDRRIIRDKISLLKKKLEQIDKQMATQRKSRGKIIRVALVGYTNVGKSTIMNAISKSEVFAENKLFATLDTTVRKVVITDLPFLLSDTVGFIRKLPHSLVESFKSTLDEVREADLLLHVVDISHSGFEEQIHVVNQTLSEIGAADKPTIMIFNKIDAYQWVKKEEDDLTPPTKENTTLDELKKSWMATYSEPSLFISALNKENWDEFRGLLHQKVKEIHIRRYPFTESPFYSEFESD
- the trpS gene encoding tryptophan--tRNA ligase: METVVSGIRPTGNLHLGNYFGAIRNFLKMQEESNCFFFIADYHSLTTHPTPADLHGNVKQVLVEYLATGIDPEKATLYIQSDLPETAELYLLLNMNAYMGELERVTTFKEKARKQPENINAGLLTYPSLMAADIIIHKAHKVPVGKDQEQHLEMTRTFARRFNRMYNVELFPEPQAFNFGENLVKIPGLDGTGKMGKSEGEGNAIFLAEDPKSIRKKVMRAVTDAGPTAPNSPKTEPVENLFSLLKVVSTPDVVQYFEEQYNAMQIRYGDLKKQLAEDIIAFTSPLREKILEISADEAYLSKVARMGAEKAHESGAKTLKEAREIIGFRKF
- a CDS encoding DEAD/DEAH box helicase, with the protein product MNIFDIHRNITGAYEEYIRSFVNISDKRIEQEVENSLLKGLILPEPLVQFNPSFEVGGSIDALISKHVLNQKVGHCFKGWELFKHQTEAIEIGSRNESFVVTSGTGSGKSLTFLATIFNRIFNEGAERNGIKAIIVYPMNALINSQYKALQEFADAYKDNSGTDFPITFGKYTGQETEEERDRMRLKPPDILLTNYMMLELILTRAKEQRLVDAAYENLQFLVFDELHTYRGRQGADVALLIRRIKAQCKNKHIVCIGTSATMASGEGSLLSQREEVAQVATKIFGQPVKWENVVVESLRVSFQGEDITPDELRSEIITLHPSYEEESALKANGFARWLERNICLLFRDGRWFRAKPISFQEIVKTLAEVSELPDDLCDEKLKQLLLWADNINKKVNDIRPRRSYLPYKIHQFIAQTGSVYVSLDDPGTRIISLEAKNKTVEADGKIPLFQVVFSRYSGHEFLCVSINQETLSIEPSPFNAGMDEDEESETSNGYLLIEKEGAEPIWDPVNDLDYLPDSWFNVNPRTNSRNIKSEHKPKLPQEIYISKEGSYRKSPEAGYIKAWFMSAPLAFDPTSQTTWGGAIREPNKLARLGIEGRSTATTVLSFLTIKELANAIPDQTFQKLLCFTDVRQDASLQSGHFNDFIQIGVLRSAIWKAVSTNQSLNYEDIDHAVFRVLNLNHSEFAQVVAETGTFQYNENEKALKLYLTYRLFYDLRRGWRVILPNLEQVGLIKIDYSGLRNEAEKEKWNQLPGFDEMDTDEKYKILMDTLDFFRTAFAFHFSVYDQHESNKKIIAANLKAPWTLDSNEDLRLPFYLHINKPQTRRQNIHTQSIGPQSAFGKYIKAKLKSIDVNLKSKDAAVWISDLLEMLSNSGYLRKVKGLLDQDLYQLNGTSLLWVPGDEKTPWTDDVRVRSGRKREALVNKFFLNFYKQDFRSMKPVISAEHTGQVSNEDRKKAEEDFIKGDVSALYCSPTMELGVDISELNVVQMRNVPPNPANYAQRSGRAGRSGQAALILTYCANNSPHDRHYLDHKQEMVAGIVSPPKLDLTQEELIRSHLNALFLSRTNLGSLNDSIADILDLYVDTDKLLMKDDTINSLNLEERVLEELEGIFMKAIADIIPELEKMPGAWYTSSWVRRKLEQAPNSFDRALDRWREIYKKCVEQLVVSAGILADPRIPRTDERKRSADNDRKYADRQIELLKNESKPGQSKQLSEFYPYRYLAAEGFLPGYGFTKLPVRLFVPTDKGGEYISRPKFIALREFGPQNTVYHKGGKFRINQMLWSEMDNPLIEAKIAVKSGYILMSADSQRNTCPITNADLTDNAQKIILSNMIEIRESRAEMNQRITCEEEERTIRGYDIATAFYLQSGLNNIEELLVKVDGEEWLRMQYLPAARIVQINKKWRVSKEGDGFLIGKKTGFWKRPDQLGGENASKEEIERIRLYTENTADALYIQPTRNLNLNPFEPGIITLMYALKRAVEIQFQVESNEMGVSLMGTSEEPNILLFESAEGSLGVIAQLVKDIRYFKALISTAWEICHFNKSEEEQQRYGAASYADLLSFHNQRYHQTIDRFIIKDALETLMNADVQIKRSSLFRDYEHQYNELLQHIDPQSSTELKFLQYLFKNKLRLPDHTQVNMSQYGCYTIPDFVYSDEIKVCVFCDGTPHDRASVAEGDAIKRACLEALGFEVIVWHYATPLDEFVKKYPHIFKTVKS
- a CDS encoding DEAD/DEAH box helicase family protein, whose protein sequence is MIEYQTGSIVKVRNRQWVVLPSPDQDLLLLKPLGGSEEETIGIFNDIPFEHDKPVRDSFPYPTENNLGDFATARLLYNASRLSFRSGAGPFRSFGKLSVRPRTYQLVPLIMALRQGTKRLLIADDVGIGKTIEALMIVRELLDRAEIRRFAVLCLPHLCEQWKEELHDKFGIEAEIIRSGTMGKLEREVPGDHSIFNWFPHQIISIDFIKQEKYKSRFIAECPEMIVVDEAHTCSRPDGVSIGQHQRYSLLHELAGLEDKHIIMLTATPHSGKQQQFQSLLGLLRPEFETLDLLEGDYESKRRIAAHFVQRRRNDVEKWLDENTPFPKREAFELEYRLSPNYSRFYNEVWKFARGITVDNTRLPQQQKMRYWTVLSLIRGVMSSPDCGVEMLKNRFLKANIGAAADPMPEEEENPAIDSDFGEESDNEPSGLFAVTSFSSAEERSLKFLMDELEKLGNLRDDLKAHTAATQLASWIREGYNPVVFCRFIQTAKYLGRVVAPWLRAQFNDLQVEVITSELNDDLRREKITETGKSPKRLIFATDCLSEGINLQEHYTAVLHYDLPWNPNRLEQREGRIDRYGQPKDKVITTLLFGKDNPMDGVVMRVLLQKARQIRRANGITVPFPEDNQSIMDAILNAVILNPSAMQEVQQLSLELDIDPVIKESELKVSRAYDKAINDELRIRNLFAQNPIVKELNIDRDLKDTDKALGNPKTVDRFVQDAFSFLGVQMEPAKHGWRIFPSQLPAILKPLLPDERNLRITFHSPVPSGYYYIGRNHALVEQLCHYILSLAFMHDGNKKVARASVFGSESVQQKTVIVQFRVRNHIRQINGSHEFLAEEMMLWGYSGHPGNGNELNPEEARTLLMTAKVHRDIQPEQQAVFLEKEIETIHNMHERVDKLAQERAGELIEAHERYRKALKAKEYEIGAVLPMDMIGIYILLPEINL